From the genome of Methylocystis echinoides:
TGACGATAGATGCGAGCCGTCATTTCAACCTCTTGTTTCCCCGAAGGAGCGGCCGACGCCGCTTCGGTCATTGCCCCGTCAAAGGCGAAAACTCTCGCCTCCTTCGTAATCAGCCGAGGAGATTTTTCAACCGGATTTTCGTTCGCGCATCATGCGCCCGCCTTACGGCGCCAACGTGACCTGCCGCAGGGAGCCGGACATCGGCGGCCTCTCACGGACTCTAGGGGGCGACCGCCGATGAAGTCAAAAGGCGCCCCGCCCCGCGCCGTCCGAGCTAAAGCGTCAATCCAGGTAACGCAAAATGCGCATCGGATTGCCGACGACGACCGCCCGCGGCGGCACATTGCTGGAAACGACGGTTCCGGCGCCGACCATCGCCTCTTCGCCAATCTCCACGCCCGGCAATATGGTCGCGCCAGCGCCGATCGAGGCGCCGCGCCGGACGATCGTCCGGGCGAATTTCTCGGGATAGGCCTTGGAGCGCGGGAACATGTCATTGGTGAAGGTGACGTTCGGGCCGACGAAGACATTGTCCTCGAGCCGCACGCCGTCCCAGAGATAGACGCCGCTTTTTACCGTCACATTGTCGCCGATCACCACGTCGTTCTCGACGAAGCAGTGGGCGTTGACGTTGCAGCCGGCCCCAATGCGCGCGCCCGGAAGGATGACGCAGAACTGCCAGATTCGGCTGCCGGGGCCGATCGAGACGGACTGACAATCGGACAAGGGATGGATGAACATGCGGGCACGCTCTAAAACGTCAGGGGACGATGTCGCGCAATCTCGACAGGAAGCCCTTGCGTTGCGCCTCCGAGCCGCGGGCCGCGGCCGCCAATGCGCTTTGCGCCTTCGGGCTGATCGCAAGCGTCGGGGCCGCGACGGCAATATCCGTCAGAGCCCGATCGAAGGCCGCGCCGAATTCCGGATAGGCGTGACGCCAGGCTTTTATGTGGCCAACGAGATGCGCGTAGGCGGCGTAGAGTTCGGCGGCGTCGATGACGCCCTTCCTGGCGGCGAGGTCGATGACCAGGCGCCAATCGGTGATCAGATTGGGCCAGTTGCCGTTCTTGTCCGGATTGCTGTTCGAGGCGGGATGGACGCGGAAATAAGACAGCGTATCGGGCGTAACGACGGCATTCCCCTTCGCGCAGAGATGGGCGAAGACGGCGACGTCGGCGAGGCCGGGACACAGCGTCCCGTCGATTGTCATGAAGGCGACGCTTCCGTCCGGCTCGACGAGATCCTGCTTCCTGAACAGCACGGTGGTGAACTCTCCGATCTGGTTCAGCAGAGTCCGCGCCATTTGCCGGAGGATGTCGCGACCGTCGATGACCGTCGTCGACGCGATCCCGAAGGGGTTGATGAGCTCGATGGGGTGATTTTCATTATCGATGGTTCGGCGGGGCGAAAAGGCGAGCGTCGCGTTCCTGTCGGACGCCGCCTCCAGCGCCTCCACGAGATACTGGGTGCAAAACGGGTGCAGAATATCGTCGTCGAAGAGGAACTTGA
Proteins encoded in this window:
- a CDS encoding acyltransferase, whose product is MFIHPLSDCQSVSIGPGSRIWQFCVILPGARIGAGCNVNAHCFVENDVVIGDNVTVKSGVYLWDGVRLEDNVFVGPNVTFTNDMFPRSKAYPEKFARTIVRRGASIGAGATILPGVEIGEEAMVGAGTVVSSNVPPRAVVVGNPMRILRYLD
- a CDS encoding glycosyltransferase family A protein encodes the protein MKSVSILIPAYKPSHFRMCLTSAIAQSWENREIIVSDDCPTDAIQNIVSEFSAHVTYLRNPKPGCWGINNLQHLMSVAQGDYIKFLFDDDILHPFCTQYLVEALEAASDRNATLAFSPRRTIDNENHPIELINPFGIASTTVIDGRDILRQMARTLLNQIGEFTTVLFRKQDLVEPDGSVAFMTIDGTLCPGLADVAVFAHLCAKGNAVVTPDTLSYFRVHPASNSNPDKNGNWPNLITDWRLVIDLAARKGVIDAAELYAAYAHLVGHIKAWRHAYPEFGAAFDRALTDIAVAAPTLAISPKAQSALAAAARGSEAQRKGFLSRLRDIVP